Below is a window of Phoenix dactylifera cultivar Barhee BC4 chromosome 7, palm_55x_up_171113_PBpolish2nd_filt_p, whole genome shotgun sequence DNA.
atcatttttttttcttgtagatcTAAGTAGTTTTATTTAATAAGAAACAACAATCAAGAACTTCTGTAAGAAGTTCTTACAGATTCTATTTGTCTATGAATTGATAGTCTATAGATAAATATAAAAGATGATGTATTAAAAGACTGGCATGTATAATGTGAGTATGAATTGCACAAAATGACATAAATGAAATCTCTAttaacaataataaatatataggcaaaaaattaaagaaatataCATCAGGCTATCAATTTGGACATGACATGGATCACATTCAGAACAACACCATAAACTACAAGAGATTGAACTATCAGGTTACAAATATATACAGACAGGTTCAGTTATCAAATTACCGGGTACAATTTACAACCCTAAGTGGCACCACCTAGCACTGAAATACCAAAGGAAAATGTACGCATAATTTGTTACCAGAAACCCTACGTCAGTACCATTAAACCCCTTATCAACAGATGATGGTTTCTGAAGGCCAATCAACAGACACTTGTAAGGTCTCAGATTGTAAGCCCCACATATTGACCTGTCTGTCACTCTGCCAGCCCTTGTTGTGAAGGCATAACCATGTGAGTGAAACCTACCACTAGAAATCACCGGGCTGAAAGGGCAAAAAAGTGACATAAAGAATAGTCTCCTTTTAAAGGCAACAGTCGCCATACCATTGCTTGAGAGCAAGTTGGCCTGATAGCAATTAGAATACTCTGTCAAGAGTTTCTTTATATGATCCTTAGAAAGTGACTAACAAATTATATAAATTACCTAAAAAATAAGATATCAAAATCACACCATGAAATTCCTTTTCTCAAATTGCCCAAAAACTCTTGTGATCTTGAGGAAGCAAAGCTCCTCCATTCCCAAGCATCACCAATTCCTCTGAAAGGGCCCACAGTCAAAATGATATGGTATATCATCTAGACCTCATTAACGTTGCTGGACTCAACCATCTATTCTTGAAGTGACATTTCAACATGCACGCAAGGGACTCAAAAGAACTCCAGATTCTGCAGCCTCATAATTAACCTTCACTGCTTACCCCTTGCTCGGTCTTGCAAAGCTTGCTTGATTTCATTATATGATTACTTATACCAAGGATTATTACCTATGTCAAATGGATCTgcataaatttttaatttctctgGACTTCAACCAATGACCAAAAGTCTCTGCCCAGCCTGCTGAGTAACCTGACCACCCAGAAACTTCTCGCCAAGTTACTGTCAGTTTtgtagtattttttttaatatatatatatatatatatatatatatatatatatatataatatcttgGTATACTACCCTCATAAATGACCTAAATTGTATTTGAGGACTGTAGAAGGCTATCTCACATTAAATTGGATTCCTTCTGAGATCTATTAATGTCTTCTCATGGCCCATATATGAAAGTGGAAGGTAATAGCATCATTCACGAAATAAGTAAACAGGTATTATAAAGCATAGCTCAGATCCTATGTCAGGAAACTACTGATGAGAACCCGTACAGGTTAGCACCTGGAGACACAATTTAACATCAGCTGATAGATccataaattttagaaaaaataacagTTAGATGGAAAAAAATCCTACACCAGCGAGGGCATTTTATGGACAAAATAGGGACAAAAATGCAGAGAGGTGaataggaggaaagaaatagcAATATTCACTATTGGTTATCAAAAACCGATCGCACCatttccttcctctctttcatTGCTAAGACATACTTAGACTCACCAAATATACAACTTCTTAACTAGGCCACCTCTAGACTCTCTCCCTCAGAAAGAAACTAATAATatgggaaaggaaaaaaaacatacATTGTAAACCTGCATGGCAGATGTATGACATCCCGCACCTTCTACCTCCTATAATTTACATGGCATCAGGTACAGGAAGTCAGAGTGAAGAGCAATGGGCAACAGTTAGTAGCAGGAATCTTCTACCTAGGGTGACGAACCAATTTGATGACTTCCCAAAAAATCAAATGTGCACCCGCTTCCTAAGCACTTCCTTACCTCAAGTGTTTTTAAAATATCCACCTCCCCATGCCCAAATCCAGACCTACTTGGCAACTTACACATCACCTGTGTAACTTTTCtgtgcaagagttgcatcactACATAATTCCATAGAAGAAGAAGCAAATTAACTGATTAACACTTTAGAATATTTCCTAATAGAACGTACAACTTTCTTTAGAAAGTATCTCCACAGAATTCACCATCAAAATCCCCTCAAAACACCACTCCTAATAACTTCAAACTTTCCTAACCCAACCTAGACCTGAATTAGGACGTGGACACTAAGTAACCCACATAGTATCATGGTCATCAAGAAATTTCCATAAAGCAATTGTTGAGATAAAGCGTAAAACATTGAATTCTCCACATTTTCACAGCAAAaggggaagagagggaaagCTTTCATACCATTAATCATCTCTCAAATGTCACTTAAAGCATTAGCCAGGAATGCTTACCTGTCATTAATTATCTCTTCGTTACAAACATTATCAGCTCCCGACTCATAATTGAAGAAGCTTCCAACTCCACCTGCATAGTATCACAGCTCACAGGTCATAAGAATGTCGCAAAACATAATACACAGTTCAAACCACCAGAAAAGCAGATaagttaaattaaattaccagtGCTGCCAAATGAAGCTTGTCTAACAGGTACACTAACTTCCATCCCTTCAAGATCTTTGCCACCTACTCGCTTAACCCCACTTTCCAGGGTATCCACAACCAATCTATCCATCAATTTGCCTTTGGAAACATGTTTCTTCCCTTCCTTTACATCAGAGAAACCTGTTCCTTCTACAGATGCATCACCAGCCATAGTATCTATAAACCGTTCCTTTTCAATTTCACCCATATCTGAAAGGAAGTGTCCCTGTTCAGCAAATGTTTCAGAACTAGATTGAAAAgctaatcttccactgctttcaaaGCTATGAGCTTGTCCTTCTAAATTTACATTCACCAATTGCTCCTGCAGTGCATGTCCTACCTTAGCAAAAAGAGAACCTTCTGACAATGAGTCACCCATGCCCACTCTATCAGAAGTGAGATTAAAAGAATTATCAGTGCCTGGCCGTGAATAAAGCCATGAAGGATCCCTGTGCTCATAGGATGATGTAGAAGCACCATCTACCAACCCTAACGACTGTTGAGATTGAAGAACCAGTTTTTGGTGAAGCAAGTCTCCTAACCCATGTTCTGAGTTCCCACTATTACCTACAAGCGATGCCCACACATTTGGGTCCTCAGAAGTACAATTTGCTTTCATATCCCACTTCTGCCTTTCTGCTTCTATTTGCAACTGATTGACGTGTGATTCTACTAAGCTACTTGGTAGCTGCCAATTGGACTCAGGCCAATGCCTCTCCATTGCATCCATATGCGACCCAGTAAGCTGTTCAGAAATCCGATATTGATGAGAATGAATACCTGAAGGAAATTGTCCCATCTGACCTGATGTCCCAATAAGCTGTTCAGAAATCCGATGTTGATGAGAATGAATACCTTTAGGAAATTGTCCCATCTGACCAGATGATTGCACATGACTGTGCTGCTGCTGTGAAACCAGCCCTTGAAACCGTCCTAGGGCATTAACAAAATCTACATTTGGCCCAGGAGCACCTGCTGGCAAAGGGATTGACCTTTCAAGCTGATGTAGGGCTGGTTCATAAAGCTTTCGCTGCATTCGCTCATGCAATAGCAAGTTCCACTCAAGTTGGCTGGGCTGCTCAAGGGATGAGGGCCTCTGAGGGGTCTGCATGAAATCTAATTGGTTAAGTCTAGCAGAATGAGTTTGATGTGGACTGGATGCCGCCCTGATGAACTGACCAGATTGATCAATTGACCAAGCCCCACCAACATGTCTCTCTTCTTCCACGCTAGACCGTTGCCTCGATGGAATAGAGAATTGCTGTGTTTCAAGCTGCTCCTGCTGAAGACCTAAAAGAAGTTGCTGTTCTAAAGGAACCATCTGCCTGTGCTTGGAATGAGATAGAAATTCTAACAGATCATTGTAATTTTCCATTTGGAAGTTGTGCCCAAATTTTGCTTGGATAAGCTGTTCCATAGCTGCGTCATGGTGCAATGGTAGATGCTGAGACTGTTGTTGTGACTCATGCAAGAGCTGCTGCCTAAACAAAATCTCATCAAGCACATTGTTTGCCTGCTGATGGTCAACATGTGCTGCTCCAAAACCAGGGTTCTGTAATTGCTGATGTAGCAATTGCTCGAGAAGCAAATGctcttgctgctgctgctgttgctgctgctgctgcagcaATTGCATCTGGTGTTGATGAAGCTGTTGTTGCTGCTGCAGTTGATGTTGATGCTCCAGCTGCTCAATATGCCGCTGCTGTTCAAACTGAAGATTCAAAAGATGCTCCAAATCTGGCGTAGGTTGACCAATTGACTGCTGCTGGTGCACGGAACCCCTGATCTGCTCCAGAAATGGCCCAGCCAAGTCCACATTCTGATGAGGCAGCAAGTTCTGTTGAAGCTGCTGTTTCTGTAACAGTTGGCcaagcaggtgctcttctaaaCTGAACTGGTTTGCTTCAGCCTCAAAGCATGACAAGCGACTAGAGTCAATAGCTTCCTGAAATACATTTGAACTATTGTTCCTTCTGTAGTTACCAGGCCATACATCATGAGTAATGGAGGAGTCACCTACCAGACTAAACTGTTCCTGTTTGTGTTTAAAAAGAGAGGCATCCCTTGCGGCAGCATGATTATCAATAACCTGATCATTGAAGTTGGCTATATTTGTTGAAAGAGGGTGCTTTGGATGAGTTCCTTCCAGTTCGGACCACAATAATCCAAGAGGATTCAAATCGTTTTCTCTTGGAACCTTATGATTTGCTAAACTGGTTTCTCCCATTTCAGCACCCATCAAATGGAGACCACTAGAGGTCCGTGACAGATCAATATGGTCATTAGCAAGCATCCCTAAGGGTTTCTCGATTTTACTTGCAGGCCTCCCTGTATCCAAAACTTCTGCAGAAGATattaaaaaaagtcaaaaaaagaaAGGCTGAGAGAAAATATACTGATAAAAAAGGCCAAAAGTTCTGGCATAAAGAAAATTAACCTTCAGTATCTTGTCCAGAAAAGTCGTGAAAGCTCTGTCCTACGCTGGAAAGCAACAACCTACCCTTTAGACAATCTACAGAATCTTCATGTTCAGCACTTGTAGGCTTAATCTGATGACCCGGAGCATCCCAAAATCTAGATGGTGCCCGCTGTGGGTCATTCATGGCATAAGAACCAGTAATATTGGAAGGAGGAATGCAATCCTCCAGGCTGCCTTTCAAAGAATCCAATGGTTCAGACTGAAACTTTAGTTTCAAATGTGGCATAACTTCACCAAGTGGCTGGAAAGGAGTGCCTTCTGGAGCATCGGACAAACACACAGGTAAATCCATACCATAAAAGCCTTCTTCAAACCATTTGATGATGTCAGCACCTAGAAATGGCCCTTGTATCTCTCCCTGGGGATCCCAGTACAATAAACTCAACTCCTCAGGAGAACTACCTTGATTTACAAGTTTTACTTCAACATCAATGTTCTGAAACAGCTCATTGCTGTTTGGAATCTTGCGAACTATTGATGTGTCAAACAACGAATTTGAATCATCAGGGAGCTTAGCACTAGCATCAAAAGAAATAGCTGAGCTAGCTTTTTCAAACTTAGCATTCTTAAGAAAATCTGGATGTCCCACACGTCCATCATCATTAAAGACATTGCTCTCACTAACTTTCTGCTCACAGTTGGTAAGATTATCATCTGACACCCTTGTATAGCAAGCATCATTGCCTGAAACTGCAGTCATAGCACCAGGATCCACCTTATCAATCAATGTGTTCACTTTATCCATACCTTCTCCATGGTTAGAATCTGGCTCTGAAACAATATATGCT
It encodes the following:
- the LOC103707840 gene encoding uncharacterized protein LOC103707840 codes for the protein MAEGKMDLPKDLVLSKPAVEAWAGKGGNDEEKVLMGFPDESKDQASSDNNIPLSPQWLYAKPIETKIGLSAASGDTRPPNSLPHGTLLDSAQKDVWRLDGSQDKKEWRRSVPDVESTCRWREEERETSLLGRRERRKEGDRDIEYRKSDRRLDSSRENSDSRSLPLSDRWYDVPSRSATHEGRRDSKWSSRWGPEDKEKDSWTEKKIDGEKEDSHTEKQSFVGSLRPLSESDSRDKWRPRHRQEIPSGGSAVYRAAPGFGLERGRVEGSNVGFAPGRGRSKSISGLPIRSSSSGPIGAVPVFNSESAHGKSGLSVDTFRYPRGRLLDVYRKQKMLPSSDTTPEGIEEVPSITHSSAVTPLAFVAPDSEEQVLLDDIWKGKVTSSEVGYSSRRDRMTRDHGSEKDAGELTLIEKKHGVLSHISTREGFFMNSAEPDSNHGEGMDKVNTLIDKVDPGAMTAVSGNDACYTRVSDDNLTNCEQKVSESNVFNDDGRVGHPDFLKNAKFEKASSAISFDASAKLPDDSNSLFDTSIVRKIPNSNELFQNIDVEVKLVNQGSSPEELSLLYWDPQGEIQGPFLGADIIKWFEEGFYGMDLPVCLSDAPEGTPFQPLGEVMPHLKLKFQSEPLDSLKGSLEDCIPPSNITGSYAMNDPQRAPSRFWDAPGHQIKPTSAEHEDSVDCLKGRLLLSSVGQSFHDFSGQDTEEVLDTGRPASKIEKPLGMLANDHIDLSRTSSGLHLMGAEMGETSLANHKVPRENDLNPLGLLWSELEGTHPKHPLSTNIANFNDQVIDNHAAARDASLFKHKQEQFSLVGDSSITHDVWPGNYRRNNSSNVFQEAIDSSRLSCFEAEANQFSLEEHLLGQLLQKQQLQQNLLPHQNVDLAGPFLEQIRGSVHQQQSIGQPTPDLEHLLNLQFEQQRHIEQLEHQHQLQQQQQLHQHQMQLLQQQQQQQQQQEHLLLEQLLHQQLQNPGFGAAHVDHQQANNVLDEILFRQQLLHESQQQSQHLPLHHDAAMEQLIQAKFGHNFQMENYNDLLEFLSHSKHRQMVPLEQQLLLGLQQEQLETQQFSIPSRQRSSVEEERHVGGAWSIDQSGQFIRAASSPHQTHSARLNQLDFMQTPQRPSSLEQPSQLEWNLLLHERMQRKLYEPALHQLERSIPLPAGAPGPNVDFVNALGRFQGLVSQQQHSHVQSSGQMGQFPKGIHSHQHRISEQLIGTSGQMGQFPSGIHSHQYRISEQLTGSHMDAMERHWPESNWQLPSSLVESHVNQLQIEAERQKWDMKANCTSEDPNVWASLVGNSGNSEHGLGDLLHQKLVLQSQQSLGLVDGASTSSYEHRDPSWLYSRPGTDNSFNLTSDRVGMGDSLSEGSLFAKVGHALQEQLVNVNLEGQAHSFESSGRLAFQSSSETFAEQGHFLSDMGEIEKERFIDTMAGDASVEGTGFSDVKEGKKHVSKGKLMDRLVVDTLESGVKRVGGKDLEGMEVSVPVRQASFGSTGGVGSFFNYESGADNVCNEEIINDRIACALERGADNPSLKHAHYPHVISSQGALSELASASSVKGTNPASYASSEEGRREPGGNLSIRASETPSSNRKDPRFRRTSSSSDAAVPEVSFINMLKSTKKPLPDTDSSTGALEPADAGPGGKSSKKKGKKGRQIDPSLLGFKVHSNRILMGEIQRPDD